GATCGCCTTTAGCACTGAGAATAATTCGACCTTGGAGTGTATTTATGCTGTAGTTATAATTTCCTGACAACAAATTAACTGGGATTTGGCTGATTTGACTTTGCATTTCACCAACAGCGGCGGCTGTTAAAATTGCTCCTGTGTTGAGCATTTTAAAATCAACGTTGTCTAAAAGAGATTCAATTAACAGTACCTTTTCTAGACTAATATCTTCTTCTGCGGCTTCTTGCTCCACAGTTTTAACTGCGTAGTTAAATACTTCGGTGTAGGTGCGATCGGCATCTAGTTGTAATTTAGCTTTGGTAGCGATCGCCCAAATTGTTGAACAATTTTTGGTATCACGAAAATTGCCCTATATTGCGTAAATACCAAATTTTATACTCAAAAACTCCGCAATTGCCCAGAGACTCTGGAGGCACAAATCGGGGAAAAAAGATTCTGGCGATCGCTCTGACTGCTGACGCAGGTGCAATAAATCAGCAATACGCACTAAGAACAGGGTTTCAATAGCACATCGTTAAACCTGTGGGCAGCATAAGAATTACTCACAGCGATTTCTAACTTAGTCCAATCTACTTAGGGTTTGTGATCAACCTGAGTAATTAGATAAACCCGGTTAATGTTACAGAATTTAAACTATTTCTCACAAGTAATATCGTGTTTCTAATTGCCTGAAATACTCTAGTTCATGGAGAAAAATGTTGTGTCCCAACTGCTAATCATTCGTGAATAATGCGATCCCTGACTTCTCTAGAAAGTCGAGGATATTGTCGATCGCGAATGATTCAGGATGACTATATATAGATAATTTTTATGTCGTAGATTTAAGAACTGGTCAATTTTATCCGTGTTTTTACTCTATCATAACTTTACGGATACTCTTAGAATCAACCTAAATTTATTTCCGTAAGGAGTCGGATATGAAGACTTATGACATGTCTTTCATAAAGACCAATGGACACACGACTTTGTTGGCATTTATCTCAGTTATATTTATTTTATCATTCACTCTAATTTTCTCATTTTTTGAAAATATTCAAGAATTGTCAACTCAAGAAAAAATCGAATACATTACTCAAGCATTAACAACTATTGCCATCATTATTGGGGGATTGGCATTAATTATTAATGCTTACTATACCTCCAGACTCTCTTTGGATGAGAATCACAGTCTGTTAACCCAACTTTTGGCTGGAACACTAGCTTGGGATCACAATATTGGAAATGGTATCAATCATAGTCAAATAACTCCACAAGAAATTGTTCCCGAACGCTTTTCTAAAGCAATTGAACAATTGGGAAATGAAAAGATTGAAACGCGATTTGCGGCAATTTATGCTTTAGAACGAATTGCCAAAGATTCTCCAAAAGACCATTGGACAATCATGGAAATTCTCGCTGCTTTTATCCGTGAGAACGCCTCGGCGAATCAGGAATATGAGGACGAGTCAAGGCAATCATCCAAACTTCCTACAGATATTCAAACAGCTTTAACTGTTATTGGACGACGCGATTCATCCAAAGATCCAATCAATCAGAAACTCGATTTACGCAATACAGACTTGAGTAATGCAGATTTAACAGAAGCTAACCTCTCAAGGGCGATGCTTGTCGGAGCTAACTTGCAATGGGTCAATTTTACACGAGTCAACCTCTCAGAAGCAGACTTATCAGTAACCTATCTTTGTGGTTCAGTCCTCTATGAAGCCAATCTGCAAAAAGCCATCCTCCCAGAAGCCAATCTCCAAGGCGTAGTCCTCAGAAAAGCGAACCTTTCTCAAGCAATCCTTTATGATGCCAATTTGGAAGGTGCAGTTCTTTGTGATGCCAATTTGGCAGGTGCAGTTCTTTGTGACGCTAACTTGGAAGGTGCAATTCTTTGTGATGCTAACTTAGAAGAAGTCAACCTTGAGGGTAGCAATCTCCAAGATGCAAACTTGATTGGCAGTAACTTGCAAAGGGCAAAACTGGCTGGAGCTAATTTAGACAGTGCATTACTGAGTACAGCTAACCTCCAAGAAGCTAACTTCCAAGAAGCTAACCTCTGTGGAGCAAACTTGAGCGGTTCGGAGAATGTAGAATCACAGCAGATTGAAGAAGCAATTGGCGATCGCACAACCATCCTACCGGAAAATCTGAAAATACCCCAGCACTGGCGATAATGCGATGGGCAATTCATCAATTGCCCAAAATCATCTATGTCCTTTCACTAATGCCAACCAACTAACTCATCTGCTAAAGATGTCTATTGGTTTACTGTTATATAAGAAATGGGCATTGCTGAATGAAGGGATGAATTAATTTATGTTGGTACAATTTTATACTTCAAATAATGAAGTAATAATTTAATCGAGTATCTCAGCATTTGTTCTGATTTGGAATAGCATAAAGTTTTGCGGTGAAGGCGTGCAAGATAATGACGTAACCGAGTATTTTCATTTTCCACCCGTGTCATATATGTTTTACTCACAATTTGGTCTCCATCGGGGATAAAACTTGGGTAAACCTTCCAGCCATCGGTCACATAAAAATAGCTTTTCCACTGTTCAACAATTTCCCAAAGTGGCTTAAAAGTTTCAGAACTATGGTCTCCTAAAACCCAAGCTAAAATACCTTGAGTAAAGTGATTTACTGCTGTCCACAACCAAATTTTGTTTTTTTTGAGCCGATGAATGTCTCTAATTCATCCAGTTCTGCAACTTCTGGAATCATATCTTCTTTTGGTACATCTGGCAGCTTCTCTCCTAGTTGTTTGACCCAATAGATGATCGTAGTATGGTGTACGCCTTTAACTCGTTCAATACCACGAAAACCCATACCGTTAAGGTACATTTTTAAGCATTCTTGTTTTAGTTCTTCTGAATATCCTTTTGGCTGATCGTATACATCAATAAATTGGCGATTGCAATGAGTACAAATGTGATTTTGTTTACCTTTACGTTTCCCATTCTTTCTGATTTCTGTAGAGCCGCAGTATGGACATTGCACAGTAGATGACCTCAATTCATCTCTCTATTATGCAACGCCAAGAAATGTATATAAGAAATGCTTGCTAGAGTCTGGAGTGCATCAATTGTGGGCATCGATGCCGTCAAAGTAGGCGTAGAAGTCGATGTGTCAGGCGGATTACCGGGAATTGTTGTCTTGGGACTACCAGATTCAGCAATTCAAGAATCGAGAGAAAGAGTCAAAGCAACTTTGAAAAATACCGGCTTTGCCTTTCCGATGCGAAAAATAGTCATTAATTTAACTCCGGCAGATTTACGCAAAGAAGGCCCTTGTTTCGACTTACCCATTAGTGTCGGAATTTTAGCGGCTTCTGAGCAAGTTAGCGCTGATTTGTTGGGGGATTATCTATTTTTGGGTGAAGTCTCTCTAGATGGCAGTTTGCGTCCGGTGGCTGGTGTCTTACCCATCGCCGCCGCAGCCCAAAAGATGGGAATCGCAGGTTTAGTTCTCCCTGCTGATAATGCCCAAGAAGCGGTAGTGGTTGAAGGCTTGGCTGTTTATGGCTGCAAGCATTTGTCTGAGGTGGTGGATTTTTTAAATAATCCGGGGCGTTACAAACCTGTGCAGATAGATAGTACAACACAGACAACAACAGTATCCTACCCTGGCACAGATTTGCATGATGTAAAAGGACAAGCTCATGGGCGTCGTGCTTTAGAAATTGCTGCGGCTGGTGGGCATAATCTAATTTTTGTCGGGCCGCCTGGTAGTGGTAAAACTATGCTAGCAAGACGCTTACCAGGAATTTTACCGCCGTTGAGTTTTGCCGAATCTTTGGAAGTGACTCGCATTCATTCGGTAGCTGGTTTATTGAAAAATCGTGGTTCATTAGTACGCGATCGCCCTTTTCGCAGTCCCCATCACTCTGCATCCGGGCCTTCTCTGGTGGGTGGTGGTAGCTTCCCTCGTCCTGGAGAAATCTCACTATCTCACAGAGGTGTACTTTTTTTGGATGAGTTAACAGAATTTAAACGAGATGTGTTGGAATTTCTGCGTCAACCTCTAGAAGATGGCTACGTCACAATTTCCCGCACCAAATTATCGGTAATGTTTCCCGCGCAGTTTACTTTGGTGGCAAGTACTAATCCCTGTCCTTGCGGTTACTATGGCGATACCATCCAACAATGTACTTGTTCTCCCCGCCAACGCGAGCAATATTGGGCAAAACTTTCTGGGCCGTTGATGGATCGAATTGATTTACAAGTTGCAGTGAATCGCTTGAAACCAGAAGAAATTACCCAACAACCAACAGGAGAAACATCAACATCAGTACGCGAACGGGTTCAACAAGCAAGCGATCGCGCCATTACCCGTTTCCAAGGAGAAGTAAATCTGCGTTGCAATGCCCATTTACAAAGTCGCCATCTCCAAAAATGGTGCAAGTTAGATGATCCTAGCCGCAATTTATTAGAAGCAGCAATTAGAAAATTAGGCTTATCAGCCAGAGCAAGCGATCGCATTCTCAAAGTAGCACGGACTATTGCAGATTTAGCAGGAGAAGATGAGCTAAAAACCAATCATGTAGCGGAAGCAATTCAGTATCGCACAATCGATAGAATGCAATGAAAGGTCGATTAGAAACTGCATCGACACAAACAAAACCCACCTTTCCTTGTGGAACGCTACGCAAACGTGGGTTAAAAACTCTTAATTTTTATTAGTCCACGGAGGTGGACTTCGTTTGTGTAGCCGCGACTTCTAGTCGCCAAGGCTTTTTAAACACCCTCTAGAACGCAGAAGAAATTAACTGACCAATACGCTTGAGAATTTGCAAAACGGCATACAGTTCTTTCGCGGATGCAAACGGCGCAAAAACCCTTGACAAATCGTACTGTAGCGTATTTGTTTGCGTCACTTTCACAAATAAAATATCGTCTCCATTCGTCAGCATCCCAAACACAGGTTTACTAGGGTTAGGGTTAGCCATCATATAAGCTAGGGCTTGCGGTAAAGCTGACCAAACTGAGAGTGTAGTTTTTTTTGACTCTAACACCATCACCCACAACTGATCTTGTAACATTAAAACATCAATCCTTCCGCGTAATATCTCCTCGCCATCATCTAGCACTAGTTCCACGGATGATTCAGCCTTAATTCTGAAAGGAGGATCGTAAAATCCAGAAAGTGCAAGTATTGGTGACACTAACAACAATATGACTGTCCCTTCTAGTAAATCACCTCCCGCACGGTGATAAAGATACCTACGGCGCACGACATCTACAGAGGCTTTTTCCGCTTCTGTAATTTCAGACAATCCCTCATACCACTCTGGGAAAAATTGCTCGTTTTCAACACGGATAAAACCAAATCGATTTTCTGCATCCTCAAGAGTGGTAATCGCTTCTGTAATTGCTGTCGTTTGTGTCATTGCTTTTAGATCAACACGATCGCATCTTTAATTATCGCCAATTGGCGATAAAGTTCTAAGGTAACTCCAAGAAATAAATTATCTTATTTTGTGGGGTGGGCAACATGAGCGCCCAGTCCATAGGGCGGGCGAGACGCCCACCCCACAAGAGTTAATTGGATGGATATTTTTTATTTGGAAGTCCCTAAAATCCTCCCCAAGGACGCTGCAAAAACACCCTTGGGAGGATGTGGCTATTGAGGAGATCAGTATCCAATATATCAGGGACTAAGCAACATCCCTTAGAAGGAGACTGATTTGATGAATTTGCGAGCAATTTGGAAATTATTACAAGAGACATTCAAAGAATGGAGTGAGGATAAAGCCTCAAGGTTAGCGGCGGCGTTAGCTTATTACACGATTTTTTCGATTGCACCGTTGCTAATTATTGTAATTGCGATCGCAGGTGCAGTGTATGGAGAGGAAGCGGCCAGGGGTCAAATCGTCGGACAAATTCAAGGTTTAGTCGGCCCAGATGGCGCAAAGTTTCTCGAAACAGCGATTCAGAATGCTAACAAACCACAGACAGGAGCGATCGCATCTATTATTAGCGTTCTAGTTTTGCTCTTAGGTGCTACTGGTTTATTTACTGAATTGCAAGATGCCATGAACACGATTTGGGAAGTGAAACCCAAACCTGGACGCGGCGTAACTAACATGATTCGCCTACGTTTTTTGTCCTTTGCAATGGTGATTGGGATTGGCTTTTTACTTTTAGTTTCTCTGGTAATTAGTACGGCGTTAGCAGCATTAGTAACATACTTTAGTAACTTGCTACCAGGTGTCGATTTTGTTTGGCAGATTCTCAATTTCATTCTCTCTTTTGCCATCACTACGTTCTTATTTGGACTAATTTTTAAAGTTCTCCCAGATGTCAAAATTGCTTGGAGTGACGTTTTAGTTGGAGCTATTCTCACCTCATTTTTGTTTTCTATCGGGAGATTTTTATTAGGACAATATTTGGGGAATGGTAGTTTTGGTTCAGCTTATGGTGCTGCTGGTTCATTGGTCGTTATTTTAGCTTGGGTTAACTATGCCGCACAGATTCTTTTCTTTGGTGCAGAGTTTACCCAAGTTTATGCCAGAAGATACGGTAGCGGCATAACTCCAACTAAACATGCCATACCTCTGTCTGATAACACGAAATATGATGACACTCCAACCAGGCAAGTATCCACTAATAGAAAGACATCTTCCAATTTTATTAACCCCTTATTTCAGAATTTTAAAAAGCCTAAGCGCTTAAAACAGAGAAGAAAAAATCAGCGATTTTAATCTCTGATTGCCTGAAAGTTATATTTGTAAATCTGGTAGATATTGAAGCATCTAATATCAAGTCAGGTTAATATTTGAATCTCTTCTCCATTAGTTGTGTGGAGTTATTGGGGTTTAATTAAATCATTAACCAGAGATGATATCACTTCTAATAAAAGTCAGCTTTATAAGAAAACACAAATAAATTTATCCTGGATTTTTTCCAGAATTATATGGAAAAATGGTTTTTCATCAATTGGCACGCAATTTTTGTTCCTAGCATCAGTGTCTTTGAGTTGGTTATCCGTGGTTCACTGGTCTACTTAGCGCTGTTCTCAGTGCTACGCCTACTTCCTAGCCGACAATTAGGAACGCTAGGAATTACTGATTTACTCGTAGTTGTGTTATTTGCGGAAGCTGCTCAAAATGCAATGGCAAGTAATTACACATCGATTACTGAAGGTGCGATTCTAGTCGGAACAGTGATTTTTTGGAGTTACTTGCTGAACTGGTTAGGCTACAAACTTCCCCAGTTCCAACGTTTCTTGAATCCGCCACCGCTGCTACTGGTAAAAAATGGTCGGATGATTGAACGTCATCTGCAACGAGAGTTAATTACAGATGATGAGTTGATGAGCAAGCTACGTCAGCAAGGTGTAGAATTTTTAGCTGATGTGAAGTTCGCGTATATAGAGGCTGATGGCAGGATTAGTATCATCATGTCGGATTCAAAAACTAGTTCTATCCCTGAGCAAAAAGTAGCGTTAAAAAGCGATCTACATTAATTAAACTGTAAAATATGACGGTTGTATTCTGTGCCGAACTGTGATTGAGCGTTATACTTTGCCCGAAATGGCTAATCTGTGGAATGAAGCCTATAAACTAAAAACTTGGCTGCAAGTCGAAATTGCTGTTTGTGAGGCTCAAGCTGAACTTGGTTATATTCCATCTGAAGCTGTTGAAGAAATTAAAGCCAAAGCAGATTTTGACCCGAAGCGGGTGCTAGAAATTGAGGCTGTAGTCCGCCATGATGTCATTGCTTTCTTGACAAATGTCAATGAATATGTAGGCGATGCTGGACGCTATATTCACCTGGGTTTAACTAGTTCGGATGTTTTGGATACGGCTTTAGCACTGCAATTAGTTGCCAGCCTAGATATATTGTTGCAACGTCTAGAAGATTTGATTCAGGTAATTCGCCAAAAAGCACGGGAACATCGACATACAGTGATGGCTGGCCGATCGCATGGTATTCACGCTGAACCAATTACTTTTGGTTTTAAGCTAGCTGGTTGGTTAGCAGAGGTGCTGCGACATCAAGAACGCTTAATAATACTCCGGCAAACCATCGCTGTGGGTAAGATTTCTGGTGCGGTGGGAACTTATGCCAATATTGAACCCCGTGTAGAAGCGATCGCTTGCCAAAAACTCGGACTCAAACCCGATACAGCCTCAACACAAGTTATTTCCCGCGATCGCCACGCCGACTACGTGCAACAATTAGCCTTGGTAGCAGCCACCATTGAACGCTTTGCTGTAGAAATTCGCAATCTCCAAAAAACAGACGTTCTAGAAGTTGAAGAATTTTTCGCCAAAGGTCAAAAAGGCTCTTCAGCAATGCCACACAAGCGCAACCCCATTCGTTCGGAACGATTAACTGGAATGGCACGACTCGTCAGAAGTCATGCAGGTGCAGCTTTAGAAAACGTTGCCCTCTGGCATGAGCGGGATATTTCCCATAGTTCTGTAGAACGGGTAATTTTGCCAGATGCTTGCACTTTGACTCACTTCATGCTGTCAGAAATAACCGATTTAGTGAAAAACCTGTTGGTCTATCCTGAGAACATGAAACGGAATCTCAACTGTTACGGCGGCGTTGTGTTCAGCCAAAAAGTACTACTAGCTTTGATAGACAAGGGAAGCAACCGAGAAGATGCTTATGCGATCGTCCAAGAAAGCGCTCACGCCGCTTGGAACAAACCAGCAGGCAATTTTCAGGACTTGATTAGCAAAGACCCGCGTGTTACCCAAAAGTTGTCTCCAGAAGAATTAGAGGTTTGTTTTGACCCCCAGCAACATCTGCGGCATTTAGAAGAAGTTTACCAACGATTAGGAATTTAGCATTAATTTACCTGTAGTAAGCGCTTAAGCGCTTACTACTAACCTTTTAGGGAACTCCAAGAAATAAATTATCCAATATTGTGGGGTGGGCATCTTGCCCGCCCTATGGACTTGGCTCTCGTGTTGCCCACTCCACAGGAGTTACAGCAAATTGTAATCAAACGTGCCACAAATAAAAGCAATACTGGGCTTTATTTTATGATTTATTTGCCTCGTTCCCAGTCGGAGACTGGGAATGCTTGTCTTTGAGGCTCCGCCTCTATTTTCTGGCGGCAGAGCCACTTTTGAGTTGCATTTCCAGCCGGAGGCTGAAAACTAGATTTGAAGAGGGTTTTAGCTTAAGTTGACACCAATGAGCAATGCTGTGCCCTTACAACAGATGTGGTTCAAATACATGAAAACTGCTGTAAATTGGATATTTTTTGATTTGTCAGTTCCTTACCCCAAAAATACGCAGATATTATCAAACAAGATATATAAAGATATCAGCAACATTTAGTATTGCATTGCTGAAGAGTGCCCCTCTAATGCTGGAATTATTGTTTACACTGGGTAGTATATACAACAAATACTTACTTATTTATTAGTATTAAGAGTGCTTTGATGATTGAAATCCTAGCCACACTTTCTGCCTCTGCGGCAGCAGGAATGAGAATAGGCATACCTCTGCTGATTATTGGACTATTGCAAGGTAGTGACTTATGGTCACAAGTTCCAATTTTATCTCACATTTCTCCACCACTATTATTAGGTTGCCTCACCAGTTGGTCATTAATTGAATTATTCGCCTCAAAAAAGCTCTGGGGGCAAAGATTTTTACAACTGGTTCAGTTATTCATGTCTCCCATTGTCGGCGCAATTATGGGGTTAGGAGTAGCTACCGCAACAGCAACGCCAAACTGGTTGATTGCCATCATTGGAGGTTTGTTAGCTTTGGTACTCCAGCTAGTCCAGGTTGGTTGGTTCTATCGGTTACGTGGCTTACCATTGTGGGCAGTCTTTCTTCAAGATACCTTGTGCATTGCCCTGGTACTATTTGCCTTTGATGCTCCCTGGCAAGGAGGATTAATTGCTTTAATACTGCTTTGGTTCGCAGTTCGTAGTGCAAAGCAGTGGTATGACTGGTATCGACAGAAAAGTTAGGAGTTAAAAGTGAGAAGTTAGGAATGAAGATAGAAGTTAAGAGTGAAAAGTTAGCGAGAAAAATTTAAAACTCCCAACTCTCAACTCCTAACTCCTAACTAATTTCATTTACTGCAAAATCCCAATCATATGCAAGAAGCCGTGACCGGTAATTAGCTCGATGATTAAGGCAATAAAACCTAGCATTGCAATCCGACCATTCCAGACTTCAGCGCTAGTCGTCAGTCCCCATTCCCAACGCTCTTGGGGGTACATCTTTACCATTTTTTTCATTTGGGCAGCTTGCGAAAGCTTGAAACTGGGGTTTCTTAGCGCATCAATTACTAATTGGGCTAGTGCATTAATAAATACTGGATGAGTATTGGGAGCCGGTACGCGGCGGAAGTTATGAATTCCTGCTTCTTCAGCTACTTCTCGATACTCAATATCAATTTCTTGTAGTGTCTCGATATGCTCTGAGACAAAACTGATTGGCACTACAACTAAATCTTTTACGCCTTGTGCGCCTAGTTCTTTGAGGGCATCTTCAGTATATGGTTGGAGCCATTCTACTGGGCCGACACGACTTTGGTAAGCTAAGGTGTGAGCATTGGGTCGATTGAGGGTCTGTATAATCAGGGCACTACA
This Nostoc sp. C052 DNA region includes the following protein-coding sequences:
- a CDS encoding pentapeptide repeat-containing protein; the encoded protein is MSFIKTNGHTTLLAFISVIFILSFTLIFSFFENIQELSTQEKIEYITQALTTIAIIIGGLALIINAYYTSRLSLDENHSLLTQLLAGTLAWDHNIGNGINHSQITPQEIVPERFSKAIEQLGNEKIETRFAAIYALERIAKDSPKDHWTIMEILAAFIRENASANQEYEDESRQSSKLPTDIQTALTVIGRRDSSKDPINQKLDLRNTDLSNADLTEANLSRAMLVGANLQWVNFTRVNLSEADLSVTYLCGSVLYEANLQKAILPEANLQGVVLRKANLSQAILYDANLEGAVLCDANLAGAVLCDANLEGAILCDANLEEVNLEGSNLQDANLIGSNLQRAKLAGANLDSALLSTANLQEANFQEANLCGANLSGSENVESQQIEEAIGDRTTILPENLKIPQHWR
- a CDS encoding IS1 family transposase (programmed frameshift); amino-acid sequence: MQCPYCGSTEIRKNGKRKGKQNHICTHCNRQFIDVYDQPKGYSEELKQECLKMYLNGMGFRGIERVKGVHHTTIIYWVKQLGEKLPDVPKEDMIPEVAELDELETFIGSKKTKFWLWTAVNHFTQGILAWVLGDHSSETFKPLWEIVEQWKSYFYVTDGWKVYPSFIPDGDQIVSKTYMTRVENENTRLRHYLARLHRKTLCYSKSEQMLRYSIKLLLHYLKYKIVPT
- a CDS encoding YifB family Mg chelatase-like AAA ATPase, producing MLARVWSASIVGIDAVKVGVEVDVSGGLPGIVVLGLPDSAIQESRERVKATLKNTGFAFPMRKIVINLTPADLRKEGPCFDLPISVGILAASEQVSADLLGDYLFLGEVSLDGSLRPVAGVLPIAAAAQKMGIAGLVLPADNAQEAVVVEGLAVYGCKHLSEVVDFLNNPGRYKPVQIDSTTQTTTVSYPGTDLHDVKGQAHGRRALEIAAAGGHNLIFVGPPGSGKTMLARRLPGILPPLSFAESLEVTRIHSVAGLLKNRGSLVRDRPFRSPHHSASGPSLVGGGSFPRPGEISLSHRGVLFLDELTEFKRDVLEFLRQPLEDGYVTISRTKLSVMFPAQFTLVASTNPCPCGYYGDTIQQCTCSPRQREQYWAKLSGPLMDRIDLQVAVNRLKPEEITQQPTGETSTSVRERVQQASDRAITRFQGEVNLRCNAHLQSRHLQKWCKLDDPSRNLLEAAIRKLGLSARASDRILKVARTIADLAGEDELKTNHVAEAIQYRTIDRMQ
- a CDS encoding type I restriction endonuclease, which produces MTQTTAITEAITTLEDAENRFGFIRVENEQFFPEWYEGLSEITEAEKASVDVVRRRYLYHRAGGDLLEGTVILLLVSPILALSGFYDPPFRIKAESSVELVLDDGEEILRGRIDVLMLQDQLWVMVLESKKTTLSVWSALPQALAYMMANPNPSKPVFGMLTNGDDILFVKVTQTNTLQYDLSRVFAPFASAKELYAVLQILKRIGQLISSAF
- a CDS encoding YihY/virulence factor BrkB family protein, producing the protein MNLRAIWKLLQETFKEWSEDKASRLAAALAYYTIFSIAPLLIIVIAIAGAVYGEEAARGQIVGQIQGLVGPDGAKFLETAIQNANKPQTGAIASIISVLVLLLGATGLFTELQDAMNTIWEVKPKPGRGVTNMIRLRFLSFAMVIGIGFLLLVSLVISTALAALVTYFSNLLPGVDFVWQILNFILSFAITTFLFGLIFKVLPDVKIAWSDVLVGAILTSFLFSIGRFLLGQYLGNGSFGSAYGAAGSLVVILAWVNYAAQILFFGAEFTQVYARRYGSGITPTKHAIPLSDNTKYDDTPTRQVSTNRKTSSNFINPLFQNFKKPKRLKQRRKNQRF
- a CDS encoding DUF421 domain-containing protein, whose protein sequence is MEKWFFINWHAIFVPSISVFELVIRGSLVYLALFSVLRLLPSRQLGTLGITDLLVVVLFAEAAQNAMASNYTSITEGAILVGTVIFWSYLLNWLGYKLPQFQRFLNPPPLLLVKNGRMIERHLQRELITDDELMSKLRQQGVEFLADVKFAYIEADGRISIIMSDSKTSSIPEQKVALKSDLH
- the purB gene encoding adenylosuccinate lyase, which encodes MIERYTLPEMANLWNEAYKLKTWLQVEIAVCEAQAELGYIPSEAVEEIKAKADFDPKRVLEIEAVVRHDVIAFLTNVNEYVGDAGRYIHLGLTSSDVLDTALALQLVASLDILLQRLEDLIQVIRQKAREHRHTVMAGRSHGIHAEPITFGFKLAGWLAEVLRHQERLIILRQTIAVGKISGAVGTYANIEPRVEAIACQKLGLKPDTASTQVISRDRHADYVQQLALVAATIERFAVEIRNLQKTDVLEVEEFFAKGQKGSSAMPHKRNPIRSERLTGMARLVRSHAGAALENVALWHERDISHSSVERVILPDACTLTHFMLSEITDLVKNLLVYPENMKRNLNCYGGVVFSQKVLLALIDKGSNREDAYAIVQESAHAAWNKPAGNFQDLISKDPRVTQKLSPEELEVCFDPQQHLRHLEEVYQRLGI
- a CDS encoding DUF4126 domain-containing protein, producing the protein MIEILATLSASAAAGMRIGIPLLIIGLLQGSDLWSQVPILSHISPPLLLGCLTSWSLIELFASKKLWGQRFLQLVQLFMSPIVGAIMGLGVATATATPNWLIAIIGGLLALVLQLVQVGWFYRLRGLPLWAVFLQDTLCIALVLFAFDAPWQGGLIALILLWFAVRSAKQWYDWYRQKS